In Solanum pennellii chromosome 3, SPENNV200, a single window of DNA contains:
- the LOC107013873 gene encoding 14 kDa proline-rich protein DC2.15-like, protein MASKNQASITLFLSLNLLFFALVSADCSTDILKFGACANILTDLVGVIIGTTPTSSCCSLIDGLVDLEAAVCLCTALKADVLGINLDIPLSLNILLNVCGKKYPTGYTC, encoded by the coding sequence ATGGCTTCCAAAAATCAGGCCTCTATTACCCTTTTCTTATCACTTAATCTCCTCTTCTTTGCTCTTGTAAGTGCAGACTGTTCAActgatattttgaaatttggggCATGTGCTAATATACTTACTGATTTGGTGGGTGTAATTATCGGGACTACTCCAACTTCGTCATGCTGCAGTTTGATTGACGGACTGGTGGATCTAGAGGCCGCGGTTTGCTTGTGCACAGCCCTAAAAGCAGATGTGCTGGGAATTAATTTGGATATACCACTCTCTCTAAACATCCTTCTCAATGTCTGTGGAAAAAAATATCCTACTGGTTACACTtgttaa